One window of Macrococcus sp. 19Msa1099 genomic DNA carries:
- a CDS encoding C45 family autoproteolytic acyltransferase/hydrolase has protein sequence MQQVKSMITEFRGNHYDFGRHQAEWLKTTLMMENRAREWRLRRPRFDINIEESMDAFMKYAPGIWEELIGLQDGLHMDMTQVLLNFGHYRVYAKPSGCSVFTTEDYMVRNYDYHPATYDGRFTFYQPSDIGYATMAPVSRITGRMDGMNEHGLVMGYNFMHRKAPGDGFVCYMIGRMILEYCKDIEEAVAFLKEIPHRSSFSYILLDKSGITKIVEATPREKTVRNHHYCTNHFEVLTHENRRVLDDSHMRMKHLKQLTSHIDAHTAFRLMNDPSQGVFSNLYSSWSGTIHTSCYHPKDMACDITLGSNGTPVTLNLQDWLDGKPLPHYEITGQIDTHLTFASE, from the coding sequence AAAACAGAGCGAGAGAGTGGCGTCTTCGTCGTCCCCGATTTGATATTAATATCGAGGAATCAATGGATGCATTCATGAAGTATGCACCCGGTATATGGGAGGAACTCATCGGATTACAGGATGGACTCCACATGGATATGACACAGGTGCTGCTTAATTTCGGCCACTATAGAGTGTATGCGAAGCCAAGTGGATGCAGCGTGTTTACAACAGAAGATTATATGGTAAGGAACTATGATTATCATCCTGCAACATATGATGGTAGATTTACGTTCTATCAGCCGAGTGATATCGGCTATGCAACGATGGCACCTGTTTCACGTATTACAGGTCGTATGGATGGAATGAATGAGCATGGTCTTGTAATGGGCTATAACTTTATGCATCGTAAGGCACCTGGAGATGGCTTCGTCTGCTATATGATCGGACGTATGATTTTAGAATATTGTAAAGACATTGAAGAAGCAGTCGCCTTCTTGAAAGAAATTCCACATCGTTCCAGCTTCAGCTACATATTGCTGGATAAATCAGGTATCACTAAGATTGTCGAAGCAACACCGAGAGAAAAAACGGTGCGTAATCATCATTACTGCACAAATCATTTCGAAGTACTCACCCACGAGAATAGACGAGTGCTTGATGATTCACATATGCGTATGAAGCACTTGAAGCAGCTCACTTCTCACATTGATGCGCACACTGCCTTTCGCTTAATGAATGATCCCAGCCAAGGTGTCTTCAGCAACCTCTATTCTAGCTGGAGTGGTACGATTCATACGAGCTGTTATCACCCGAAAGATATGGCATGCGACATCACGCTTGGCAGTAACGGAACCCCCGTGACCCTTAACTTGCAAGATTGGCTAGATGGCAAACCGTTACCTCACTACGAGATAACTGGACAAATCGATACGCATTTAACATTCGCAAGTGAATAA
- a CDS encoding NUDIX hydrolase: MFEVKTEIRIIPDGYESTNAYFHNHVLNNYLELGVKLIGRWVNDDYTVITEIWGYIDEQHYREFFEMRKKTVHYKNSLPEKLANDKWIISKKEMIIHPTGDYKQDLHLVSTNVYVTNDKNEVLLVRSLHRSDTLELPGGRLDKGEDVIQGAIREVKEETGLDVEITALLYTSHNKTTGVINFTFQGRVTGGVLKDAPEETVDVAFYPVTAANIDQYVTLPFQKQRLLKAMDLRQQQFDLFENRPFKVLTAFQ, translated from the coding sequence ATGTTTGAAGTAAAGACTGAAATTAGAATTATTCCTGATGGTTATGAATCTACGAATGCTTATTTTCATAACCACGTACTTAACAATTATCTAGAACTCGGTGTCAAACTGATCGGTAGATGGGTGAATGATGATTATACTGTAATCACCGAAATATGGGGTTATATTGATGAGCAGCACTACCGTGAATTCTTTGAAATGCGCAAGAAAACAGTGCACTACAAAAACAGTCTTCCAGAAAAGCTTGCAAACGATAAGTGGATCATCTCTAAGAAGGAAATGATCATCCATCCTACAGGAGATTACAAACAAGATTTACATCTCGTATCAACCAATGTTTATGTAACAAATGATAAGAATGAAGTACTCCTTGTAAGAAGCTTACATCGTAGTGATACATTAGAATTACCAGGGGGACGTCTGGATAAGGGTGAAGATGTAATCCAAGGTGCAATACGGGAAGTCAAAGAAGAAACGGGACTCGATGTAGAGATTACAGCGTTGCTTTACACATCACATAACAAAACAACAGGTGTAATCAATTTTACATTTCAAGGGCGAGTGACAGGAGGCGTACTAAAAGACGCACCAGAAGAGACGGTAGACGTCGCGTTTTATCCTGTGACAGCAGCCAATATCGATCAGTATGTCACACTTCCATTTCAGAAGCAGCGTCTGCTGAAGGCGATGGACTTACGCCAGCAGCAATTTGATCTATTTGAGAATAGACCATTTAAGGTGCTTACAGCCTTTCAATAA
- a CDS encoding NADH:flavin oxidoreductase/NADH oxidase, translated as MNTKLNTNIKIKDLTLKNRIVMPPMCQYSVEKKDGTPTDWHHIHYASRAVGGTGLIIVEMTNVEPDGRITDHCLGLWDDAQIPAYQRIVQGIHDNGAKAAIQIAHAGRKATHIETPVSSSETPLDEPTKFGPIRYPRALSTEEVKVMVDKYKESARRAVEAGFDAIEVHGAHGYLIHQFHSPSINKRTDEYGKDLSLFGCEVIQAVKSVMPEGMPLIFRISAREYMDGGYDLEHALHISEAYQAAGVDVFHISTGGEAPAGKEKPGNYPGYQVPFARAFKERFNIPVIAVGMLDNAETAEMVLNNDDIDMVAIGRGMLNDPYWAIHAVKSLRDDVEIPKQYERGIH; from the coding sequence ATGAACACAAAATTAAATACAAATATAAAAATAAAAGATCTGACACTTAAAAATCGTATCGTTATGCCTCCGATGTGCCAATATTCTGTTGAAAAGAAAGATGGCACACCGACAGATTGGCACCATATACATTATGCTTCTCGTGCTGTTGGAGGCACAGGACTGATTATTGTGGAAATGACAAATGTTGAACCCGACGGCAGAATTACCGATCACTGTCTTGGATTATGGGATGATGCTCAAATTCCAGCTTATCAACGTATCGTCCAGGGAATTCATGATAATGGTGCTAAAGCCGCAATTCAAATCGCACATGCAGGACGTAAAGCGACACATATAGAGACACCTGTCTCAAGCTCAGAAACACCGCTCGATGAACCGACAAAGTTCGGTCCAATACGTTACCCTCGCGCGCTTTCAACGGAAGAAGTAAAGGTTATGGTGGATAAGTATAAAGAAAGTGCGAGACGTGCGGTTGAAGCGGGATTTGATGCGATTGAGGTTCACGGTGCACACGGATACCTCATTCACCAGTTTCACTCACCTTCAATTAACAAGCGAACGGATGAATACGGTAAAGACTTATCTCTATTCGGATGCGAAGTAATACAAGCGGTTAAGTCTGTTATGCCTGAAGGAATGCCGCTCATCTTCAGAATTTCTGCTCGTGAATATATGGATGGCGGTTATGACTTAGAACATGCACTGCACATTTCTGAAGCTTATCAAGCAGCAGGTGTCGATGTTTTCCATATTTCAACAGGTGGAGAGGCACCCGCTGGCAAAGAAAAGCCAGGCAACTATCCAGGATATCAAGTGCCATTCGCACGTGCATTTAAAGAAAGATTCAACATACCTGTCATCGCAGTAGGCATGCTGGATAATGCAGAAACTGCTGAAATGGTGCTGAACAATGATGATATCGATATGGTTGCCATCGGACGTGGCATGCTAAATGATCCTTATTGGGCAATTCATGCGGTGAAATCTTTAAGAGATGATGTCGAAATTCCAAAACAATACGAACGAGGGATTCATTAA
- a CDS encoding HAD family hydrolase — protein sequence MYDYVLFDLDGTLTDPYIGITNSIIYSLQQMNIEAPDNSALIPFIGPPLHESYRTVYNLQDEDNATAIKHYRTYFSDKGMYENEVYAGIEIVLQALKAQGKQLFIATSKPTDFAIPILQHFKLDGYFNEIVGSNMDGTRTNKAEVIATVMNTHQLNPDKTVMIGDRMYDINGAHQNNIDSIGVLYGYGSAEEIKAAKPTHTIATVDYLLDVLL from the coding sequence ATGTACGATTATGTACTCTTTGATCTGGATGGTACATTAACCGATCCTTATATCGGAATTACGAACAGCATCATCTATTCTTTACAACAGATGAATATTGAAGCGCCAGATAACAGTGCGCTTATCCCATTCATCGGACCACCTCTACATGAAAGCTATAGAACGGTCTATAACCTGCAAGATGAAGATAACGCTACTGCAATTAAGCATTATAGAACTTATTTCAGCGATAAAGGCATGTACGAAAATGAAGTATATGCAGGAATTGAAATTGTGCTGCAGGCACTTAAAGCACAAGGGAAGCAACTCTTCATCGCGACAAGTAAACCGACTGATTTCGCAATTCCGATATTACAGCACTTCAAACTTGATGGTTACTTTAATGAAATTGTCGGCAGCAATATGGATGGCACACGCACGAATAAAGCAGAAGTGATTGCGACAGTTATGAATACCCATCAGTTAAATCCAGATAAGACGGTGATGATTGGTGACCGTATGTATGATATCAATGGTGCTCATCAAAATAATATCGATAGTATCGGTGTCCTCTATGGTTATGGGAGTGCAGAAGAAATAAAGGCGGCAAAGCCAACACACACAATTGCAACGGTGGATTACTTGCTGGATGTGCTTCTCTAA
- a CDS encoding aminopeptidase → MNYIETVEKYAQTVVTVGLNVQPGQTLVINSDIDAIDFVRAVTKAAYERGAHNVIQKLTDGPSRQLDFEYAPVEVFETVKQYKIDEVNDFIEQKVAHLRIYSQTPELLKDAAPDKIAALAKASGEMNKDFARAVGRYDFSWCIVAFPNDKWGELVFPKEKGEAAKLKLLDAMIKAVRVDKEDPVQAWKEHNDNLNARAERLNELNFDKLHYYSERTDVEIGLTKGHRWLGASTKNADGVEIQVNMPTEEVFTSPDYRRVNGVIGNTRPLAYQGAIIDDFKLTFKDGVVTDFEAGQGYEVLKNLLNNDEGARRLGEIALVPDDSPISNSGILYYNTLYDENASCHVALGRSFPNAIEGGKDLSKDELFDKGLNHSLVHVDFMMGSSDLNIDGVYEDGSTIPVFKDGNWVI, encoded by the coding sequence ATGAATTATATTGAAACAGTAGAGAAATATGCACAGACCGTTGTGACAGTAGGTCTGAATGTACAACCAGGGCAGACATTGGTCATCAATTCAGATATCGATGCGATCGACTTTGTCAGAGCAGTAACGAAAGCGGCATATGAACGTGGGGCGCATAATGTTATTCAAAAGCTGACAGATGGACCATCACGTCAGCTAGACTTTGAATATGCACCTGTAGAAGTATTCGAAACGGTGAAGCAGTATAAGATAGACGAAGTAAACGACTTTATCGAGCAGAAGGTCGCACATCTACGTATTTATTCACAGACCCCTGAGTTATTGAAAGATGCAGCACCTGATAAGATTGCAGCACTTGCTAAAGCGAGTGGTGAGATGAACAAAGACTTCGCACGTGCAGTAGGGCGTTATGATTTCTCATGGTGTATCGTGGCATTCCCGAATGACAAGTGGGGAGAACTTGTATTTCCAAAAGAAAAAGGAGAGGCAGCAAAACTTAAGCTGCTTGATGCGATGATTAAAGCGGTACGTGTGGACAAAGAAGACCCTGTTCAGGCATGGAAAGAACATAATGATAATTTGAATGCACGTGCAGAAAGGTTAAATGAACTGAACTTCGATAAGCTTCATTATTATTCTGAACGTACGGATGTTGAAATTGGTTTGACGAAAGGACATCGATGGTTAGGTGCGAGCACGAAAAATGCAGATGGTGTTGAAATTCAAGTGAATATGCCGACAGAAGAAGTATTTACATCGCCGGATTATCGCCGTGTTAACGGGGTTATCGGAAATACTAGACCTCTTGCATATCAAGGTGCAATTATTGATGATTTTAAATTAACGTTTAAAGACGGTGTCGTGACAGACTTCGAAGCTGGACAAGGTTATGAAGTGCTGAAGAACTTATTGAATAACGATGAAGGTGCCAGACGATTAGGAGAAATTGCGCTTGTGCCAGATGATTCTCCAATCTCAAATTCTGGAATTCTGTATTATAATACGTTATATGATGAAAATGCATCGTGCCATGTTGCATTAGGACGATCATTTCCGAATGCGATAGAAGGCGGAAAAGATTTATCAAAAGATGAGTTATTTGATAAAGGATTGAATCACTCACTCGTACATGTAGACTTTATGATGGGCAGCAGTGATCTGAATATCGATGGTGTCTATGAAGATGGATCAACAATTCCTGTCTTTAAAGATGGGAACTGGGTTATCTAA
- a CDS encoding thioredoxin family protein: protein MTTLKTHYDNSLTLEQYLAHMQVNKDEMLEIYNAFQVPDDARLQEIKDKDLKAIVITEDWCGDAMVNIPVLMRIAEAASIDLRFSLRDDNLELMDQYLTNGTARSIPIFVFLDATDHQYAVWGPRAQVVQDYVTEVRQDLPSKDAPDFEEKQKAVHHTIHEKYKNTPEFWEEIYNSIVERLIHL from the coding sequence ATGACAACACTTAAAACGCATTACGATAATAGTTTAACACTTGAACAATACTTAGCGCATATGCAGGTCAATAAAGATGAAATGCTTGAGATATATAATGCTTTTCAAGTACCAGATGATGCACGTCTACAAGAAATTAAAGATAAAGATTTAAAGGCAATCGTCATTACAGAAGACTGGTGCGGGGATGCAATGGTCAATATTCCAGTACTCATGCGCATCGCTGAAGCAGCAAGTATTGATCTGCGTTTCTCATTACGAGATGATAATCTTGAGCTCATGGATCAATACTTAACAAATGGCACTGCACGTTCGATTCCAATCTTCGTATTCCTTGACGCTACAGACCATCAATATGCTGTGTGGGGTCCACGAGCACAAGTTGTCCAGGACTATGTCACAGAAGTACGCCAGGACCTACCTAGTAAAGATGCACCAGACTTTGAAGAGAAACAAAAAGCAGTGCACCACACAATCCACGAAAAATATAAAAACACACCAGAATTCTGGGAGGAAATCTACAACTCTATCGTAGAACGCCTCATTCATCTATAA
- a CDS encoding M4 family metallopeptidase: MKKSKLGTIVLSTAIISSALGIADTHEAQAKNQSFKQLDVNGNIQSKKEVKTILKDLPGYKNLKKNYKQYEVTNVEKDNLGYVHYTLHPKSKGRFATDQEIKVHTNDKGEVVLVNGAIDAKTIAPTNNVNIDSKTAISEAFKSLSINEDKADNLGDKVIKSSNVVIDGDKNKLVYDIEITTVSPKVGHWKVKIDADNGQVLEKLNLIQEAAAVGTGRGVLGDTKSININSISKGYALQDVTNKGQISAYSLNQYNGSANLITDYDKVFDSNNQRAGVDANYYAAQTYKFYKNRFNRESYDNNGSPINSIVHVNNYGGRDNTNNAAWIGDKMIYGDGDGRTFTALSGANDVVAHEITHGVTQQTANLEYYGQSGALNESFSDIFGYFVDPNDWLMGEDVYTPGQSGDALRSLSNPGAFGQPENMSQYVNTQSDNGGVHINSGIPNKIAYNTIRQLGNQKSEQIYYRALTQYLTSNSNFSDAKNALAQSAYDLYGQNDADIVWNEWSKAGVQ; the protein is encoded by the coding sequence ATGAAAAAGAGTAAACTAGGTACTATTGTTCTTTCAACAGCAATAATTTCATCTGCTCTAGGCATCGCTGATACACATGAGGCTCAAGCTAAGAATCAAAGTTTTAAGCAACTTGACGTAAATGGAAATATTCAATCAAAGAAAGAAGTAAAAACAATTCTCAAAGATCTTCCGGGTTATAAAAATTTGAAGAAGAATTATAAACAATATGAAGTAACAAATGTAGAAAAAGATAATTTAGGTTATGTACATTACACTTTACATCCCAAATCAAAAGGAAGATTTGCTACAGACCAAGAGATTAAAGTACATACAAATGACAAAGGTGAGGTTGTACTTGTCAATGGTGCTATAGACGCTAAGACTATTGCACCTACAAATAATGTTAATATCGACAGTAAGACTGCTATCTCTGAAGCATTTAAATCACTTTCTATCAATGAAGATAAAGCAGATAACCTTGGAGATAAAGTCATTAAAAGCTCCAATGTTGTTATTGATGGAGATAAAAATAAACTAGTATATGATATAGAAATTACTACTGTATCTCCTAAAGTTGGACATTGGAAAGTGAAAATCGATGCAGATAACGGACAAGTATTAGAGAAGCTGAATCTAATTCAAGAAGCTGCTGCTGTAGGAACTGGTCGTGGCGTACTAGGAGATACTAAAAGTATCAATATCAATAGTATCAGTAAGGGTTATGCTTTACAGGATGTGACAAATAAAGGACAAATATCTGCTTATAGTCTGAATCAGTATAATGGTAGTGCCAATCTTATTACAGACTATGACAAGGTTTTCGATAGCAATAATCAGCGTGCGGGAGTAGATGCTAACTATTATGCTGCTCAGACCTATAAATTCTACAAAAATAGATTTAATCGTGAATCTTATGATAATAATGGTAGTCCAATTAATTCTATTGTCCATGTGAATAATTATGGTGGCCGAGATAATACAAATAATGCCGCTTGGATTGGCGATAAGATGATTTACGGTGATGGGGATGGTAGAACTTTCACAGCCTTATCAGGAGCAAACGATGTTGTTGCACATGAGATTACGCATGGTGTTACTCAACAAACTGCGAACCTTGAATATTATGGTCAGTCAGGTGCATTGAATGAAAGTTTCTCTGATATCTTTGGTTATTTTGTAGATCCTAACGACTGGTTGATGGGAGAAGACGTATATACTCCAGGACAATCAGGAGATGCATTGAGAAGTCTGTCAAATCCAGGTGCCTTTGGACAACCTGAAAATATGAGTCAATATGTCAATACGCAGTCAGATAATGGTGGTGTCCATATCAATTCAGGAATTCCAAATAAAATTGCATATAACACCATCCGACAACTAGGGAATCAAAAATCTGAACAAATATATTATCGTGCACTCACACAATACCTAACATCTAATTCTAATTTCTCTGATGCTAAAAATGCACTTGCACAGTCTGCATATGATCTTTATGGTCAGAATGATGCTGATATCGTTTGGAATGAGTGGAGTAAAGCTGGAGTACAGTAG
- a CDS encoding helix-turn-helix domain-containing protein: MKIGKRIKNRRQQLNMTQHELSDGICTQSQISKIEKDEIIPLASLLVKIAEKLEVSLDDLVYENRTKRIENEFLIDKERIDYLLKIREYGKIQNLISVIDKEKLSFNDSIYIMYISLVTENYTRNSNSLEKLNIFYSEHSDTMEDNLKIRTLNSLGIMSMENNQPEKAKEYFLKGYRIAITSNVYEDLLFKVAYNYLRLLFQLEEYKEMYDISCTAIEFVFVNNNTYCYPQLVFYKYFALMKLNLLSLVDMKEIETALFFSIKKGENKTTENLEKIICNLKRL, from the coding sequence ATGAAAATAGGAAAAAGAATTAAAAATCGCCGTCAACAACTTAATATGACTCAACATGAGCTATCAGATGGGATATGCACTCAAAGTCAAATCAGCAAGATAGAGAAAGACGAGATTATACCTTTAGCAAGTCTTCTAGTGAAGATTGCTGAGAAATTGGAAGTTTCTTTAGATGATCTAGTCTATGAAAATAGAACAAAAAGAATAGAAAATGAATTTTTAATAGATAAGGAACGTATAGACTATTTATTGAAAATTAGAGAATATGGTAAAATACAAAATCTTATTAGCGTGATAGATAAAGAAAAATTAAGCTTTAATGACTCTATATATATTATGTATATATCATTAGTAACAGAAAACTATACACGAAATAGTAATTCATTAGAAAAATTAAATATTTTTTACTCTGAACACAGTGACACTATGGAGGATAATCTTAAGATAAGAACTCTAAATAGCTTGGGTATTATGTCAATGGAAAATAATCAACCAGAGAAAGCTAAAGAGTATTTCTTGAAAGGTTATAGAATTGCGATAACAAGTAATGTATATGAGGATTTGTTATTCAAGGTTGCATATAATTACCTAAGGCTTCTCTTTCAGCTTGAAGAATACAAAGAGATGTATGATATTTCATGCACAGCTATAGAATTTGTCTTCGTGAATAATAATACCTATTGTTATCCTCAACTAGTTTTCTATAAATATTTTGCTTTAATGAAACTTAATTTGTTATCACTCGTAGATATGAAAGAGATAGAGACGGCCTTATTTTTCAGCATAAAAAAAGGTGAAAATAAAACTACAGAAAATCTTGAAAAAATTATATGTAATTTGAAAAGATTATAA
- a CDS encoding FAD-dependent monooxygenase: protein MRIGIIGAGIGGLTAAILLERLGHSVEVLEKRHVLKQEGVGLGIGENAIRALERYDIAEDIKRDGNILIEAQLRDANDTYLNRVIFNKAGEDNITIQRSSLHNILRYHYKGNVRLIKEVVKITDFDAGTIKVNDGTSNQYDLIIAADGLHSQVRRQMFPGSEAKYQGYTCFRGTSVNPGLNDKTALEYWDARGRFGIVPLGDNEVYWFLCINALERDTEFRNYNLKKLKRYFKEFPHAVTNVLDNTVGDPLHHDIYDIEPLKTFVKGRVVLLGDAAHAATPNMGQGASQAIEDAVCLVNQLEQYPLKEALANYDRLSVPHTKKVILKSRKIGKAAQSESQLFIQLRNKVVKNIPEYVLNKQTEFLNRRPLN, encoded by the coding sequence ATGCGTATAGGAATCATTGGTGCGGGTATCGGTGGTTTAACCGCAGCGATATTACTAGAACGTCTTGGACATAGCGTAGAAGTACTAGAAAAGAGACACGTATTAAAACAAGAAGGTGTAGGTCTTGGTATCGGTGAAAACGCGATACGTGCACTTGAACGTTATGATATTGCTGAAGATATAAAAAGAGACGGCAATATTTTGATTGAAGCTCAGCTAAGAGATGCGAACGATACATATTTAAATCGTGTGATCTTTAATAAAGCTGGAGAAGATAATATTACGATACAGCGCAGTTCACTGCATAATATACTACGTTATCATTATAAAGGGAATGTAAGGTTGATTAAAGAGGTCGTCAAGATTACAGACTTTGATGCAGGAACAATTAAAGTGAATGATGGTACTAGCAACCAGTATGATCTCATTATTGCAGCGGACGGGCTGCACTCTCAAGTGCGCAGACAGATGTTTCCAGGTAGTGAGGCGAAGTATCAAGGATATACATGCTTTAGAGGAACGAGCGTGAATCCAGGGCTGAACGACAAGACAGCGTTAGAATACTGGGATGCGCGTGGCAGATTCGGGATTGTTCCTCTGGGAGATAATGAAGTCTACTGGTTTTTATGCATTAATGCCCTTGAACGGGATACAGAATTCAGAAACTATAATCTGAAGAAGTTAAAGCGATACTTTAAAGAATTTCCTCATGCAGTGACTAATGTTTTAGACAACACAGTCGGAGATCCATTACATCATGATATATATGATATTGAACCGCTTAAGACATTTGTAAAAGGACGTGTCGTATTACTAGGGGATGCAGCACATGCAGCGACACCTAATATGGGACAAGGTGCATCGCAGGCCATTGAAGATGCAGTATGTCTCGTCAACCAGTTAGAACAATACCCATTGAAAGAAGCACTTGCAAATTATGACCGATTAAGTGTTCCGCATACGAAGAAAGTCATACTGAAGTCCCGTAAGATAGGGAAAGCTGCTCAAAGTGAATCGCAGCTGTTTATTCAATTACGTAATAAAGTCGTAAAAAATATTCCTGAATATGTCTTGAATAAGCAGACAGAATTTCTGAATAGAAGACCATTAAATTGA
- a CDS encoding GNAT family N-acetyltransferase, with protein sequence MNSAMTISYQLQSERLIIDALCAQNLEEVLSNYKYGSKYIQEVYKQHMMPGRIGYGTWLLKLEDTFIGEISLSGPPSWHHEIEIGYHIRCNYRRNGYAYEAISCLIAHLTQHHDKLTIKASALIDNTASQRLLETLDFICTNIDDSYYYYEYEFNGVMTCV encoded by the coding sequence ATGAACAGTGCTATGACAATCAGTTATCAATTACAGTCAGAGCGGTTGATAATTGATGCTTTATGTGCACAAAATTTAGAAGAAGTGCTGTCGAACTATAAGTACGGTAGCAAATATATTCAAGAAGTTTACAAACAGCATATGATGCCAGGACGTATTGGTTATGGGACGTGGTTATTGAAGCTGGAGGATACTTTCATTGGTGAAATCTCCCTCAGTGGACCACCGAGCTGGCATCATGAGATAGAAATCGGCTACCACATACGCTGTAACTATAGACGTAACGGCTATGCTTATGAAGCGATAAGCTGTCTTATAGCGCATTTAACACAACATCATGACAAACTGACGATTAAAGCATCGGCACTAATCGATAATACAGCATCTCAGCGTTTACTTGAGACGTTAGACTTTATATGTACGAATATAGATGATAGCTATTATTATTATGAATATGAATTTAATGGAGTGATGACATGCGTATAG
- the yidC gene encoding membrane protein insertase YidC codes for MKKFTVLLTALLLLLTGCAPKEDGLFHQSLVEPFAQLIKYFASFFDGSYGMGIVLVTVCVRLVLMPMMLNATKRQKVMQGNMKLAQPEIKKLQDQIKVAKDEEEKARLSQELLKVYSKYNVNPLNMGCLPVIVQMPILMALYFAITHSKDIATQSFLWFNLGSPDIMMMVIAGALYFLQSWISLQYMPEATRKQMRPMILMSPMMIIFVSFHSPAALPLYWSVGAVILITQQYISNKLYN; via the coding sequence TTGAAAAAATTCACAGTTTTACTCACAGCATTATTATTACTACTTACAGGGTGCGCGCCAAAAGAGGATGGTCTATTTCATCAGTCACTGGTGGAGCCATTTGCGCAGTTGATAAAATATTTTGCGAGTTTCTTTGATGGAAGCTACGGTATGGGGATTGTACTTGTTACGGTCTGTGTACGGCTTGTACTCATGCCGATGATGCTGAACGCAACGAAACGTCAGAAGGTTATGCAAGGCAATATGAAGCTTGCTCAGCCTGAGATTAAAAAATTGCAGGATCAGATCAAAGTTGCAAAAGATGAAGAGGAGAAAGCACGACTATCACAAGAACTTTTAAAAGTTTACAGCAAATATAATGTAAATCCATTAAACATGGGCTGTCTTCCGGTCATCGTACAGATGCCGATATTGATGGCGTTATATTTTGCGATAACGCATAGTAAGGATATTGCAACTCAAAGTTTTCTCTGGTTTAATCTGGGGAGTCCAGATATCATGATGATGGTGATTGCAGGCGCATTATATTTCTTGCAGTCTTGGATATCATTGCAATATATGCCGGAAGCAACGCGTAAACAAATGCGACCGATGATACTGATGAGTCCGATGATGATTATCTTCGTCAGCTTCCATTCACCAGCAGCACTGCCATTATATTGGTCTGTCGGTGCAGTCATCTTAATCACCCAGCAATATATATCGAATAAACTTTATAACTAA